The Juglans microcarpa x Juglans regia isolate MS1-56 chromosome 2S, Jm3101_v1.0, whole genome shotgun sequence genome has a window encoding:
- the LOC121253089 gene encoding uncharacterized protein LOC121253089, protein MSSSVASTSLLNRTSRNVPMCSCGNEAVLRISNTQKNPGRPFFGCPLYNKEGLPQCNFFKWSDSSEYKEQALVKREAEVLKKEEELKKREAEVLRQDEELKKREAEFEKRELALHNDHAQFRSQEADMLHARKLFLVLWLIAIVIYLYLILSLR, encoded by the exons ATGTCGTCATCAGTTGCTTCAACATCGTTGCTTAATCGTACATCGAGAAACGTCCCAATGTGCAGCTGTGGGAATGAAGCTGTACTTAGAATATCAAATACTCAAAAAAATCCGGGGCGACCTTTCTTTGGGTGTCCACTCTACAACAAAGAG gGGTTACCACAGTGCAACTTTTTCAAGTGGTCTGATAGTAGTGAATACAAAGAGCAAGCTCTTGTAAAGAGAGAAGCAGAAGTAttaaagaaagaggaagaacttaaaaagagagaagcagAAGTATTAAGGCAAGATGAAGaacttaaaaaaagagaagcagAGTTCGAGAAGAGGGAGTTGGCACTCCATAATGATCACGCCCAGTTTCGCAGTCAAGAAGCCGACATGCTACATGCACGCAAACTATTTCTTGTACTTTGGCTAATAGCcatagttatttacttatatttgATACTGTCACTGCGTTGA
- the LOC121253353 gene encoding uncharacterized protein LOC121253353 — protein sequence MGKNRREVPVTMGEVNGKVEHEEAAQILTKQVVKWQNSNAKSVMRWEKPEGRCMKVNWDASLNLKERIMGAGIIVRDENGEALVAIYDQNANVDSPLVAECFAVRMAIELCNELNIHNVVFEGDARIVIEAVQSFEEESSVFGTLIDDKIAASIRAYDSAVKELAYKERGALSDIAI from the exons ATGGGGAAGAACAGAAGAGAAGTTCCTGTTACTATGGGGGAAGTTAATGGAAAGGTTGAGCATGAAGAA GCAGCTCAGATTCTTACAAAACAAGTGGTGAAATGGCAAAATAGCAATGCAAAGAGTGTTATGAGATGGGAGAAACCAGAGGGTAGATGTATGAAGGTGAACTGGGATGCTTCATTAAACTTGAAAGAGAGAATAATGGGGGCTGGGATCATAGTTAGAGATGAGAATGGAGAAGCTTTAGTTGCTATTTATGATCAGAATGCCAATGTTGATAGTCCACTGGTGGCAGAATGTTTTGCTGTGAGGATGGCTATAGAGCTTTGCAATGAACTTAATATACACAACGTTGtttttgaaggagatgcaagAATTGTCATAGAGGCAGTGCAGAGTTTTGAAGAGGAAAGTTCAGTTTTTGGTACTTTAATTGATGAT AAGATTGCTGCTAGCATCAGAGCATATGATTCTGCAGTAAAGGAATTGGCATATAAGGAACGTGGAGCTCTGAGTGACATTGCCATATGA
- the LOC121253355 gene encoding protein FAR-RED ELONGATED HYPOCOTYL 3-like, with protein sequence MEGVIAIYSVDDQVKAEDFIKEVTYTLYFNEAECEAKCVCGLFEMRGIICRHILAIFSAKKVRELPEKYILDRWRKDIKRAYTILPTSYDAVDQRPETVRYKRILRTFNEVITNAVSCDGHTEEMISNLYAMNEVWRTSKPSNTVSNVGGSTVNAFTEGSSKKVLSPHVVRGKGRPPCKRRMSTMEERVKKIKTKTANKRKDKGKSCTVRRRLDTEPLESTENQLGLSEMRMQENVQTPIIVNEESGQHPVMGTQESIQLGMDGTQPETEFGTQPSSFL encoded by the exons ATGGAGGGAGTAATCGCAATTTACTCGGTCGATGATCAAGTAAAGGCTGAAGATTTCATCAAGGAGGTTACGTATACTCTTTACTTTAATGAGGCTGAGTGTGAGGCGAAGTGTGTTTGTGGGTTGTTTGAGATGCGAGGGATAATATGTAGACATATTCTTGCAAtcttttcagctaagaaagtcCGTGAGTTGCCAGAGAAGTACATATTAGACCGGTGGCGGAAAGACATAAAACGGGCTTATACTATTCTTCCGACCAGTTATGACGCTGTTGATCAGAGACCTGAAACTGTTAGGTATAAACGTATTTTGAGAACTTTCAATGAGGTAATAACAAATGCAGTTTCGTGCGATGGGCATACTGAGGAAATGATTTCAAACTTGTATGCGATGAATGAGGTTTGGCGCACATCGAAGCCCTCCAACACGGTATCCAATGTTGGAGGAAGTACCGTGAATGCATTCACAGAAGGAAGTTCCAAGAAGGTGCTAAGTCCCCATGTTGTCAGAGGCAAGGGAAGACCCCCGTGTAAGAGGAGGATGTCCACGATGGAGGAAAGagtgaagaaaattaaaactaagactgcaaataagagaaaagataaaGGAAAAAGTTGCACTGTG AGGCGTAGATTGGACACCGAACCATTGGAAAGCACTGAAAACCAACTCGGCCTATCGGAAATGAGGATGCAAGAAAATGTACAAACTCCCATAATAGTCAATGAAGAAAGTGGACAACATCCAGTGATGGGGACACAAGAAAGT ATACAACTAGGAATGGATGGAACGCAGCCGGAGACGGAATTTGGAACGCAACCCAGCAGTTTCTTGTAG
- the LOC121253354 gene encoding protein FAR1-RELATED SEQUENCE 5-like codes for MTQRSKREKDGTVKYVTVGCARGGKARNRSSNVSKPRPTSKTDCKVRMNVMLKDGKLCVTSVVNTHNHGLSPRKSRFFRCNREVNESVRRVLDTNDEAGIRMNKSFHALVTEAGGYENLPFGEKDCRNYIDKARHLRLGKGGAQALFQYFRRMQNKNDGFFSLMELDDDDRLKSVFWADARSRGADNYFGDVVTFDTTYLTNRYGMPFAPFVGVNHHGQSIFLGAGLISSEDTESFIWLFKTWLDCMDGKAPNAIITDQDRAMKNAIAIVFPNTRHRYCLWHILRKVPEKLGSHGQYKCGLKSKLLSCVYDSLTIEEFENSWKSLNDTFNLHENAWLQSLYAEKEFWVPVYLKNSFWAGMSTTQRSESMNAFFDGYVHARTNLKEFVDQFDNALKKKLRTKTKLTSIHLTSPFLAYHTWLLRRSFKMYTQMQNLRRFNKR; via the coding sequence ATGACACAAAGGagtaaaagagagaaagatgGGACTGTGAAATATGTCACTGTGGGATGTGCTCGGGGTGGCAAGGCACGGAATAGGTCGTCAAACGTCTCCAAGCCTCGGCCAACAAGCAAGACAGACTGCAAAGTAAGGATGAATGTCATGTTAAAGGATGGGAAGCTGTGTGTGACATCCGTAGTTAACACACACAATCATGGGCTCAGTCCAAGAAAATCCAGGTTTTTTAGATGCAACAGAGAAGTTAACGAGTCTGTTAGGAGGGTGTTGGATACTAATGATGAGGCTGGCATACGGATGAATAAGAGTTTCCATGCTCTTGTGACTGAAGCGGGTGGGTATGAGAACCTACCATTTGGAGAAAAAGATTGTCGTAACTATATTGACAAGGCACGACACCTGCGTCTTGGTAAAGGTGGTGCTCAAGCGCTGTTTCAGTATTTTAGAAGGATGCAAAACAAGAATGATGGTTTTTTCAGCCTCATGGAattagatgatgatgatagACTGAAAAGTGTGTTTTGGGCGGACGCCCGTAGTAGAGGGGCAGACAACTACTTTGGAGATGTGGTAACATTCGATACCACATACTTGACAAATAGGTATGGAATGCCATTTGCACCTTTTGTGGGTGTAAACCATCATGGACAGTCAATCTTTTTGGGTGCAGGCCTTATTTCAAGTGAGGATACAGAATCGTTTATTTGGTTATTTAAAACTTGGCTTGATTGCATGGATGGAAAAGCGCCGAATGCTATTATTACAGATCAAGATCGCGCAATGAAAAATGCGATCGCCATTGTCTTCCCGAACACGCGGCATAGATATTGCTTGTGGCACATATTGCGAAAGGTCCCTGAGAAACTTGGTTCACATGGTCAATACAAATGTGGCCTGAAAAGTAAATTGCTATCTTGTGTATATGACTCCCTTAcaattgaggagtttgagaattCTTGGAAAAGCCTCAATGATACTTTCAACTTGCATGAAAATGCATGGTTGCAAAGCTTATATGCAGAAAAAGAGTTTTGGGTGCCGGTATATTTAAAGAACTCGTtctgggctggaatgagtacaactcAACGcagtgagagcatgaatgctTTCTTTGATGGCTACGTGCATGCTAGAACAAACCTTAAAGAGTTTGTTGATCAGTTCGACAATGCTCTCAAGAAAAAGTTGAGAACGAAAACCAAGCtgacttcaattcatttaactTCACCATTCCTTGCATATCACACTTGGCTCTTGAGAAGAAGTTTCAAGATGTATAcacaaatgcaaaatttaaggAGGTTCAACAAGAGATAA